GTTACTCGTACTGATTTGCCAGGACGAAGGGTGCTTAGATGGTTGCTGGCGCTGCCCCTGGTTATACCACCTTATGTTGGTGCTGTGGCATATATTATGATAATTGGAAGAAGTGGTTGGGTACGCGATATTTGGCAGGATACACCTTGGCTTGTAAATTTATTTGGAGATTACCCAATAAATATATATTCCTTTTGGGGAGTATTTTTTATTCTTACCATGTTTACTTATCCATATGTGTATTTGATTGTAAGTGCTTCTTTAAAAAAAATGAATTCCAACTTTGAAGAAGCTGCTCGCTCTCTTGGAATGACTGCTTGGCAAATTTTTTGGAAAGTGAACCTGCCCTTATTACGTCCAGCAATGGGAGCAGGAGCCGTTTTAGTTTCCCTATATGTTCTGTCAGACTTTGGTGCAGTTGCAGCCCTTAGATATGTAACGTTTACGGCAGCAATTTATTTTCAAAGGCAGGGCTTTGATACAGCTGCTGCATCTGTACTTAGTCTAGTGCTTATTTTATTGACTATTGTAATATTGTGGATAGAAGGATTTACCCGAAAAAGAAACAAGTATTATCAAACGTCAAACAGCTACAGGGAACCAGCCATTTTGAAGCTGGGAAGGTGGAAAACCCTGGCACTTATATATGTAGGTCTGATATTTTTTATTTCTGTATTGCTGCCAATTAGTGTCCTTGTTTACTGGTCAAAAATTGGTATCAGCATGGGAGCCCTTGACCATAGATTTTTTGGTTTCGCATTAAACAGCTTAAAAGTATCTGGTTTTGCAGCTTTACTCTGTATGATGTTTTCCATGCCTGTTGTTTACCTGAAGGCTCGTTATCCATCAGTTATTTCAACTCTTATTGATAGGTTAAGCTATGCAGGGTATGCACTCCCTGGAGTGATTGTTGCCCTTGGCTTTATTTTTATATTTAACAATCATATACCCATGCTTTATGGGACCTTTTATATGGTAGCAGTAGCCTTTGTAGTTCGTTTTTTGCCGCAAGCCATGCAGGCAGGAGAAGCCTCATTAAGCCTTATATCACCAAGAATTGATGAAGCAGCCCGCAGCCTGGGGTATCCTCCCTGGAAGGTAATGTTTAAGGTGATTTTACCCAATATGCTGCCGGGAGTCCTTGCTGGGGGAGCACTGGTTTTTGTTAGCTCTATAAAAGAGCTTCCAGTTTCACTTATGCTGCGTCCTCCAGGTTTTGATACATTAGCAGTCCGTATTTGGTTTGAAGCTCATGATGCAATCTATCATCTGGCAGCACCAGCTGCCCTGTTGATTATTATTGTTTCCATAATTCCCTTGCGCTACATGTTAAGCAAATATTAAGGTGGTGAGAATATTGTTTGATATTGAAATAAATTCAGTAACAAAAACTTATCCAGGTGCTAATGAACCTGCGGTCAATAACCTTACTCTAGCAGTGGAAAAGGGATCAATTGTTACCCTACTTGGACCTAGTGGATGCGGTAAATCAACAACCCTTCGTCTAATTGCTGGTTTTGAAAGGGCTGACTCAGGCAGCATAACCCTTGGAGGAAGGGTTGTAAGTGACAATAATACGTGGATTCCACCAGAGAAGCGAGGAGTGGGTATGGTGTTCCAGGACTATGCATTATTTCCTCATCTAGATGTTTATAAAAATATAGGTTTTGGATACAAGGGGAAGGATTATCATGCCAGGATAATGGAGGTTATTGAATTAGTTAACCTGAAGGGATTTGAAAAGCGTTATCCCAATGAGCTATCAGGTGGTCAGCAGCAAAGGGTAGCCCTGGCCAGGGCCCTGACACGCAGGCCGGTTGTCATTTTGTTAGATGAGCCATTTAGCAACCTGGATGCAGATTTACGAGTGCAGATGAGACTGGAGGTAAAACGTATCATTAAAGAAGCTGAAGCCACCGCTGTTTTTGTTTCCCATGATCAAAAAGACGCCCTGGCTATTTCTGATAGGATTGTGGTCATGAAGGACGGGGTAGTGCAGCAGCACGGAACACCCAGAGAAATCTACCAGTTTCCAGAAAATAAATTTGTTGCCACCTTTGTAGGTCAAACCAACATTCTTGAGGGTAAGATAGGCAGGGATGGCAGATCAGTAGAAACTGAATTAGGCAATATACCCTGCAATCATACCCATAACCATGAACCTGGGGAGTTGGTATTTATTTCTGTAAGACCAGATAGCCTGGAGATGGATACCCAGGGAAATATAGTTGGTCAAATCAAACAGTCTACCTATACAGGTGATTCAATTGATGCTGTGATAGAAGTGGAACTGGCAAATAAAAAAAAGCGCAAGCTTCTGGCACACATTCACCCTGAAAAGGTAGTCAGTCCTGGGGATAGGGTCAGCTTCAAGGTCTTGCCGGATTTTGTGGCTGTAATAAAGCATCTTAACTCCTCAATTCAATAAATAGAATTTATTGAATTAAGCAAGATAATTATAGATTGGATTTTTTATTAAAATTTTGCAAAAACCATTAAAAAAGAGTACAATAATTCCATTCTAAGTAATTAATAGTGAAAGGGTGACAAGATGTCAAAAAATCCAATAGTTACAATGGAAATGGAAAATGGGAATGTTATTAAGATTGAGCTTTATCCTGACGAGGCTCCCAATACTGTAAGAAACTTTGTGTCTTTGATAAATAAGGGCTTTTATGATGGAGTTACTTTCCATAGGGTAATACCTGGCTTTATGGTGCAGGGAGGCTGCCCGGAAGGCTCAGGTATGGGCGGACCTGGCTATTCCATAAAGGGAGAGTTTAATAAGAACAGCTTTCCCAATGACCTGGCACATGACAGGGGAGTTATTTCCATGGCAAGAACCATGGCCCCCAACTCTGCCGGCTCTCAGTTTTTCATAATGGTACAGAAATCCCCACATTTAGATGGGGATTATGCTGCCTTTGGAAAGGTTATTGAAGGAATGGAAGAGGTTGACAGGATAGTAAATGTTAATCGGGATTATAGAGATAAGCCTGAAGAAGATCAGCGAATTGCTAGAGTTACTGTAGATACCTTTGGGGTAGAATATGAGGAACCGCAGAAAATGTAATGGATACTTCAAGCACACCTATTTAAAGCTAATAGGTGTCTTGTTTTACCATTTTATTTTCATGTCTAATGAAAGAAGGAGTACTTTTGAAGTCCAAAGAAATTACTATAGACCAATTACAACAGTTTAAAGATTTTGTAAAAATAGATGTCCGTTCACCAGGTGAGTTTGTTGATGGAACAATTCCTGGAGCGTTTAATATTCCCTTATTAGATGATGCCGAGAGGGCACAAGTTGGAACGGTTTACAAGCAAATCTGTACAGAAAAAGCAAAAAGCATGGGGTATGACATTGTTAAGCCCAAGCTGCCGGGCATCTTTAGTCACATTCAGAGCCTCTCAGAAAACAACAGAAAAGTTGTCTTATTCTGCTGGCGCGGAGGCATGAGAAGCCAGCGCCTGGTTGACTACTGCAGTGAACATGGACTGGAGGTTTCATACCTTTCTGGAGGCTACAGAGCTTACAGGAGGCTTGTTTATTCATTTCTTAATGATTTTGAAAAAATTCCTGAAATGGTTGTTTTAATGGGCTTAACAGGTGTTGGAAAAACAAAACTGCTGTCTTTACTGGCCCAAAATGGTGTGCCCGTAATAGACATTGAAAAGGCTGCAAATAATCGTGGTTCGGTTTTTGGTCAGATTCATGGGGGAAGTCAGCCGACTCAAAAAAACTTTGAGGCCATGCTCTATGAAAATTTTAGGAGTAATGACTGGGGCTTCTCAATTATAGAGTGTGAAAGTAAAAGAATAGGAAAAATCTATCTTCCAGATATGATTTATCATAAGATGAAGACAGGCCTAAAAATTCACCTTTATGCAGACTTTGATAAGCGGGTAGAAAGACTATTAGAGGATTATGCAGGCTTTCCTGAGGACAAGCTTATTGATGCAATACTGCATTTAAAAAAGGCCCTTGGTCAGGAAAAAATTAACAACCTTATTGAACTAGTTAGAAATAAAAAGTTCCACGAGGTTGTGGCAGCCCTCTTAAGGGATTACTATGATCCATTATATGGGTATCCACGGGGACAAGCAAATACTTATGACATCTCAATCAATTGTAACAACCTTAATATTGCTGCTGGGGAAATAAGAGACTTCTTGTCATTTAGATATGGGTATGCGTAATGTTAGAGGAAAACATTTTAATTTTTTGGGGGGAATAATGTGGACTTAAAAAGTTTTTTAGAAAAAAAAGAAACGGTCCTTTTAGATGGTGCCATGGGTACCCAATTGATTAGTAAGGGGATACAGCCTGGAGGAACGCCAAATATTGCCTGCCCTGAAGTCATTAGAGATATTCATAGGGAGTATATCCAGGCAGGAAGTGATATTGTAACCACAAACACTTTTATACTAAATAGAATTTATTTAGCGACCCATAACATAAATATTGACAGTGCTGAAGCTAACAGGGCAGGTGTAAGGATTGCTAAAAGTATTTCTAAAGAAGGCGGCTATGTTTTAGGAAATATAGGGCTAACTGGTCAACTATTGGAACCTTATGGAGCTTATAGGGAGGAACAGTTTTACAATGCTTTTAAGGAACAGGCTGAGATACTTGCTGAGAATGGGGTTGACGGTTTTATCATTGAAACTCAAAGTGATTTGAGGGAAGCCCTTTGTGCTCTTAAGGCCTGCAAAAGCATCTCAGAACTGCCTGTAATTGTATCATTTACCTTTTCAAAGAACCCCAGGGGATTTGTTACCATGATGGGTAACTTCCTTGAAGACTGTGTTGAAAAGACAATCCATGAGGGAGCAGATTTAGTGGGGGCTAATTGTGGTGAACTAGACCCCCTTGAAATGGCTGAGGTTGTATCTGCTATAAAGTCCATATCTAAAGTACCCATAGTTATTCAGCCAAATGCAGGCAAGCCAAAGTTAGTAGATAACAAAACAATATATGACATGACACCAGAAGCATTTGCAGAGGATATCAAAAAATGTATTGAGGCAGGAGCAAAACTAGTGGGCGGCTGCTGTGGAACCACCCCGGAACATATACACGGGGTTAAAAAGCTTATAGATTCTTTAAAAGAATAACACAACCAGATAAAGGGGAAATTAAAATAAGTATCTTATAAGGTAATGGGGTAATTAAATTGAGGGTTAGCAAAAAACTACCCATTGCTGTGGGGGGCTTAGCTGTCCTTTCAGGACTTTACTTAAAAAGATTATTTGCCATGAAATTATCTGTTGGTGAGAAAATTGCCCTCTACAATGGCGAAAAA
The DNA window shown above is from Desulfitibacter alkalitolerans DSM 16504 and carries:
- a CDS encoding homocysteine S-methyltransferase family protein: MDLKSFLEKKETVLLDGAMGTQLISKGIQPGGTPNIACPEVIRDIHREYIQAGSDIVTTNTFILNRIYLATHNINIDSAEANRAGVRIAKSISKEGGYVLGNIGLTGQLLEPYGAYREEQFYNAFKEQAEILAENGVDGFIIETQSDLREALCALKACKSISELPVIVSFTFSKNPRGFVTMMGNFLEDCVEKTIHEGADLVGANCGELDPLEMAEVVSAIKSISKVPIVIQPNAGKPKLVDNKTIYDMTPEAFAEDIKKCIEAGAKLVGGCCGTTPEHIHGVKKLIDSLKE
- a CDS encoding ABC transporter permease, with protein sequence MRKNSNRMTQMTQLNNNPPAQVGEKFSPAIFHFFKSKWLNIWNGNPPGSLLLLFGLCIALIMSIPIIYVMWRSIFAGMDRWMRLLDERIPQLLWNTVSVTFAVTVCAVIIGVSLAWIVTRTDLPGRRVLRWLLALPLVIPPYVGAVAYIMIIGRSGWVRDIWQDTPWLVNLFGDYPINIYSFWGVFFILTMFTYPYVYLIVSASLKKMNSNFEEAARSLGMTAWQIFWKVNLPLLRPAMGAGAVLVSLYVLSDFGAVAALRYVTFTAAIYFQRQGFDTAAASVLSLVLILLTIVILWIEGFTRKRNKYYQTSNSYREPAILKLGRWKTLALIYVGLIFFISVLLPISVLVYWSKIGISMGALDHRFFGFALNSLKVSGFAALLCMMFSMPVVYLKARYPSVISTLIDRLSYAGYALPGVIVALGFIFIFNNHIPMLYGTFYMVAVAFVVRFLPQAMQAGEASLSLISPRIDEAARSLGYPPWKVMFKVILPNMLPGVLAGGALVFVSSIKELPVSLMLRPPGFDTLAVRIWFEAHDAIYHLAAPAALLIIIVSIIPLRYMLSKY
- a CDS encoding peptidylprolyl isomerase produces the protein MSKNPIVTMEMENGNVIKIELYPDEAPNTVRNFVSLINKGFYDGVTFHRVIPGFMVQGGCPEGSGMGGPGYSIKGEFNKNSFPNDLAHDRGVISMARTMAPNSAGSQFFIMVQKSPHLDGDYAAFGKVIEGMEEVDRIVNVNRDYRDKPEEDQRIARVTVDTFGVEYEEPQKM
- the mnmH gene encoding tRNA 2-selenouridine(34) synthase MnmH; this encodes MKSKEITIDQLQQFKDFVKIDVRSPGEFVDGTIPGAFNIPLLDDAERAQVGTVYKQICTEKAKSMGYDIVKPKLPGIFSHIQSLSENNRKVVLFCWRGGMRSQRLVDYCSEHGLEVSYLSGGYRAYRRLVYSFLNDFEKIPEMVVLMGLTGVGKTKLLSLLAQNGVPVIDIEKAANNRGSVFGQIHGGSQPTQKNFEAMLYENFRSNDWGFSIIECESKRIGKIYLPDMIYHKMKTGLKIHLYADFDKRVERLLEDYAGFPEDKLIDAILHLKKALGQEKINNLIELVRNKKFHEVVAALLRDYYDPLYGYPRGQANTYDISINCNNLNIAAGEIRDFLSFRYGYA
- a CDS encoding ABC transporter ATP-binding protein, translated to MFDIEINSVTKTYPGANEPAVNNLTLAVEKGSIVTLLGPSGCGKSTTLRLIAGFERADSGSITLGGRVVSDNNTWIPPEKRGVGMVFQDYALFPHLDVYKNIGFGYKGKDYHARIMEVIELVNLKGFEKRYPNELSGGQQQRVALARALTRRPVVILLDEPFSNLDADLRVQMRLEVKRIIKEAEATAVFVSHDQKDALAISDRIVVMKDGVVQQHGTPREIYQFPENKFVATFVGQTNILEGKIGRDGRSVETELGNIPCNHTHNHEPGELVFISVRPDSLEMDTQGNIVGQIKQSTYTGDSIDAVIEVELANKKKRKLLAHIHPEKVVSPGDRVSFKVLPDFVAVIKHLNSSIQ